One Pseudodesulfovibrio senegalensis DNA segment encodes these proteins:
- a CDS encoding radical SAM protein encodes MAAGSPDQAIEAPRPLGRLTLCVSQQCNLACAYCYGATDGYMGTRQRMPAHTALKAVRTCAAARHIRHVQFFGGEPLLNRQCIYVTVHELESMHRQGILPSMPSLSMATNLTLMDEDMARFMAEKNMRAATSLDGPQVIHDRLRTDRAGNGSHARVMHGLDLLRKHGVPFTLECTYTTRHFRNGHDIPDMCDYLHAQRPHRFDIVLAAVPGNASLDPSQGPLWHDILRSHTESLEHVLDVWAQGETMRHGLAMDVLRSERPEPETFCTAGSSNVAVAADGGCYPCHMMIGMERFRSESPLQTLGAGQPCRKPDFAACAGCHARDLCVICVGKMLMYAPEAPRPHSHLCEFTQHSLAALVRAFDARMPALCDNKKAPPAPVQ; translated from the coding sequence TTGGCTGCTGGTAGCCCGGACCAGGCTATCGAGGCTCCCCGCCCGCTGGGAAGGCTGACCCTGTGCGTCAGCCAGCAGTGCAATCTTGCCTGTGCATACTGCTACGGCGCGACCGACGGCTACATGGGCACGCGGCAACGCATGCCGGCGCACACCGCCCTGAAGGCCGTACGGACCTGCGCAGCCGCACGCCACATCCGGCACGTCCAGTTTTTCGGCGGGGAGCCGCTACTCAACCGGCAATGCATATATGTGACCGTACATGAACTGGAATCCATGCACAGACAGGGAATCCTGCCCTCCATGCCCTCGCTGAGCATGGCCACCAACCTGACCTTGATGGATGAAGACATGGCCCGGTTCATGGCGGAAAAGAACATGCGGGCGGCCACGAGCCTTGACGGGCCGCAAGTCATCCATGACCGGCTGCGAACCGACCGGGCGGGCAACGGCAGCCACGCCCGCGTCATGCACGGGCTCGACCTGCTCCGCAAGCACGGGGTTCCGTTCACGCTGGAATGCACGTACACCACCCGCCATTTTCGCAACGGCCACGACATTCCGGACATGTGCGACTACCTGCACGCGCAGCGTCCGCACCGCTTCGACATCGTGCTTGCAGCCGTGCCGGGCAATGCTTCGCTGGACCCGTCGCAAGGACCGCTTTGGCACGACATCCTGCGTTCACATACGGAATCGCTGGAGCATGTGCTGGACGTGTGGGCGCAGGGAGAAACGATGCGGCACGGGCTGGCCATGGATGTGCTGCGCTCGGAACGCCCCGAGCCCGAAACGTTCTGCACCGCAGGCAGCAGCAACGTGGCCGTTGCAGCGGACGGCGGCTGCTACCCCTGCCACATGATGATCGGCATGGAGCGCTTCCGCAGTGAATCGCCCCTGCAAACACTGGGCGCAGGCCAGCCGTGCCGCAAACCCGATTTTGCTGCTTGCGCCGGTTGCCACGCCCGGGACCTGTGCGTCATCTGCGTAGGAAAAATGCTCATGTACGCACCGGAAGCACCCCGCCCGCATTCGCACCTGTGTGAATTCACGCAGCACTCGCTGGCCGCCCTTGTGCGCGCGTTTGACGCCCGCATGCCCGCGCTGTGCGACAATAAGAAAGCACCCCCCGCCCCCGTGCAATGA
- a CDS encoding radical SAM protein, producing MDNALSPFPRTLEWEVTSRCNLACSHCISPYYDRMLGPELDRGQVLHAIDGFADAGIGHVHFFGGEPTFHPEFAEILSALDGRGISVSMTTNGTLLEARGLWDALCGLKHLMGISFSFEDIQGERQDRVRGAGFFRTACRAVEQAAARLPDVPLTVAFTLNRPALMNLSPWEIIRFFSVLGAGKVLFQDLAVPHNARPGLARLAYGAQDWFDFAHALFDREAQLGCTLPFVYEIKPLVAEYLNSRPECSAPVVRYGCQAMSCRVRLLSDGHAVPCLAVVGWPDQLQRYLCHTPTVAQEPLAEILGGPLYAQFNAHKLWRSGQGDGSGAKSVRGSFMDSFMEPCRTCPHAGTFCNPCVFGRISGQVGTESTCGWVWEAMHGQARHHDFSGCGQ from the coding sequence ATGGACAATGCGTTGTCGCCGTTTCCGCGGACGTTGGAATGGGAGGTCACCAGCCGGTGCAATCTGGCCTGCTCCCACTGCATTTCCCCGTACTACGACCGCATGCTCGGCCCGGAGCTTGATCGTGGTCAGGTGCTGCATGCCATTGACGGCTTTGCGGACGCCGGGATCGGTCATGTTCACTTTTTCGGCGGCGAGCCCACGTTCCATCCGGAATTTGCCGAAATACTTTCTGCGTTGGATGGCCGAGGCATCAGCGTTTCCATGACCACCAACGGCACGTTGCTGGAAGCGCGCGGCCTGTGGGACGCATTGTGCGGCCTGAAGCATCTCATGGGCATATCCTTCAGTTTTGAGGATATCCAAGGCGAGCGGCAGGACAGGGTACGCGGTGCCGGGTTTTTCCGAACCGCCTGCCGTGCCGTGGAACAGGCTGCGGCCCGGTTGCCGGATGTTCCGCTGACCGTGGCTTTCACCCTGAACCGTCCGGCGCTCATGAATCTTTCCCCTTGGGAAATCATAAGATTTTTCAGCGTATTGGGCGCAGGAAAGGTTCTGTTTCAGGATCTGGCGGTTCCGCATAACGCGCGCCCCGGTTTGGCGCGTCTGGCATACGGCGCGCAGGACTGGTTTGATTTTGCGCACGCCCTGTTCGACCGGGAAGCGCAGTTGGGGTGTACGCTGCCGTTCGTGTATGAAATCAAGCCGCTGGTTGCCGAGTACCTGAACAGCCGTCCGGAATGTTCCGCGCCGGTGGTGCGGTACGGCTGCCAGGCCATGAGCTGCCGCGTGCGCCTGCTTTCCGATGGGCACGCCGTGCCCTGCCTTGCGGTGGTGGGGTGGCCGGATCAGCTGCAACGCTACCTGTGCCATACGCCGACCGTGGCGCAGGAGCCCTTGGCGGAAATACTGGGCGGCCCGCTGTATGCCCAATTCAATGCGCACAAGCTGTGGCGCAGCGGGCAGGGGGATGGCAGCGGTGCGAAATCGGTGCGGGGTTCGTTCATGGATTCGTTCATGGAACCGTGCCGTACGTGTCCGCACGCCGGAACTTTTTGCAACCCCTGCGTGTTCGGGCGCATTTCCGGACAGGTGGGAACGGAAAGCACCTGTGGTTGGGTATGGGAGGCAATGCATGGACAGGCTCGGCATCATGATTTTTCTGGCTGCGGACAATGA
- a CDS encoding clostripain-related cysteine peptidase — protein sequence MDRLGIMIFLAADNDLNPYARLNDLREIRRAQGAGNAVPLCVQFHSPQQEADDTPVLSVAFRQGEEVACLRSEQALNTGNAAVLSDFMDWSMSVMPCERYSLIVWGHGSGAVDAESMAELTAETVKSVAYDYTDGDALTTAELAQALGSVLGDRRLDVLGFDACHMGSAEVMAELARFCGVYVGSETVIPPVGWPYDLVLDDMAALVDSSAEEVGAAVCRRYGQRTSASKSVCLSAVDTDRMERVLEAVRAMVEGCVQHMHDPAAFCALYRAARQCLRFGDHFVDLGDFARCLAGQQLPAGLSARADAVFRAVSDAVFHLTQHNLQQATGMAAVFPFNPLSETLARRYAGLRFARETGWNELLDAFHRG from the coding sequence ATGGACAGGCTCGGCATCATGATTTTTCTGGCTGCGGACAATGACCTCAACCCCTATGCGCGGTTGAACGACCTGCGGGAAATCCGGCGGGCGCAGGGGGCGGGCAACGCGGTTCCATTGTGCGTGCAGTTTCATTCGCCGCAACAGGAGGCGGACGACACTCCGGTGTTGTCCGTGGCCTTCCGGCAGGGCGAGGAAGTGGCGTGCCTGCGTTCCGAACAGGCGCTGAACACGGGCAATGCCGCGGTGCTTTCGGATTTCATGGACTGGAGCATGTCGGTCATGCCCTGCGAGCGCTATTCGCTCATTGTCTGGGGCCACGGCAGCGGGGCCGTGGATGCGGAAAGCATGGCCGAACTCACGGCCGAGACCGTCAAGTCCGTTGCCTACGACTATACGGACGGGGATGCCCTGACCACGGCCGAGCTGGCGCAGGCTCTCGGTTCCGTGTTGGGCGACAGGCGTTTGGACGTTTTGGGCTTCGATGCCTGTCACATGGGGTCTGCGGAGGTCATGGCTGAACTGGCGCGGTTCTGCGGTGTGTACGTGGGTTCGGAAACCGTGATCCCGCCGGTGGGCTGGCCCTATGACCTTGTGCTTGATGACATGGCCGCTCTGGTGGATTCGTCTGCCGAAGAGGTGGGCGCGGCTGTTTGCCGCCGGTACGGCCAGCGGACCTCTGCCTCGAAATCCGTATGCCTTTCGGCCGTTGATACGGACCGGATGGAGCGGGTTCTTGAGGCTGTCCGCGCCATGGTGGAGGGCTGCGTGCAGCATATGCATGATCCGGCGGCTTTCTGTGCCCTGTACCGTGCGGCCCGGCAATGCCTTCGGTTCGGGGACCATTTTGTTGATCTTGGCGATTTTGCGCGCTGCCTTGCCGGACAGCAGTTGCCTGCGGGCCTGTCCGCCCGTGCCGACGCCGTGTTTCGGGCCGTGAGTGACGCCGTGTTCCATCTGACCCAGCACAATCTGCAACAAGCCACGGGCATGGCTGCAGTGTTTCCCTTCAACCCCTTGTCCGAGACACTTGCCCGGCGATACGCGGGCCTGCGGTTTGCCCGTGAAACAGGCTGGAACGAATTGCTCGATGCCTTTCATCGCGGGTGA
- a CDS encoding cytochrome ubiquinol oxidase subunit I, whose translation MQYPFWELTTYGGGFFIALIAVVHVYVAHFAVGGGLFLPLFESMAYKRDSEPLLAYVKSHTRFFLLLTMVFGGMTGVGIWYTISVLAPQATSTLIHTFVFGWATEWVCFLVEIVALLIYYYRFGKMSRASHLVVGWIYFVAAWLSLFLINGIIGFMLTPGGWLEGGGFWAAFFNPSFWPSLFFRTFMAFMIAGLFGFLTAHRIEDREARETVFRSCALWVSVSIVLAMLSGWWYCSVFPPEAAHRLALRAARITDFYRLIPIFAAGLFVLGAVMMVRLPRGARIALSLILFMLGFGFIGSFEFLREAGRKPYVIHGYMYSNQILPSEVEALDRDGLLATAKWVRPNLLQDGHRVEAGQKLFQLQCSGCHSIGGPMNDIMPLTEKYPVIGMDAKLSGMGTLSPMMPPFVGTPDERMALAEYIVNELHGGKPGNRVFEDVDLPVDIPPFNADTDEYVLLAWNNLGMHCISDSYSEWVLLPPANDIYAQLIRRGDTPQVITQGVTLHYHVQEGFERPAERCLFWKHVKSIFGAQPPDNVGLCGNGLAGEMHLQKEMKSFEASLIPVEPYPEGGGFNPFPIFTVEARDAETGRVLAVTKTVAPTSTEMGCKNCHGGPWAVDDLAGISQPTGRDVLKSHDRLSNTELVKAAQSGKPMLCQSCHPDPVLGAEGQPELLNLPAAIHGFHANFLSGRESEACAYCHPNRPDGPTKCLRGLHASANIGCVRCHGTLEDHALSLLKHEKEKGKPGADRLMLHLKPRMADSVNAINPRLPWMQEPDCRTCHVDPDETPDAFEASAFNVWTADGGQLYRNSPDRTGSMMCIACHNSPHANYPAVNKYGADRDNIGPLQYQGNNRSIGADDNCGVCHFGPVTWDAHHRGRVVPGGGAGEQ comes from the coding sequence ATGCAATATCCGTTTTGGGAACTGACAACCTATGGCGGCGGGTTCTTCATCGCATTGATCGCCGTGGTCCATGTGTACGTGGCCCATTTTGCAGTGGGCGGGGGGCTGTTTCTGCCCCTGTTCGAATCCATGGCCTACAAAAGGGATTCCGAGCCGCTGCTGGCATACGTGAAGAGCCACACGCGCTTCTTCCTTTTGCTGACCATGGTCTTCGGCGGCATGACCGGAGTGGGTATCTGGTACACCATTTCCGTGCTTGCGCCGCAGGCCACGTCCACGCTCATCCACACTTTCGTGTTCGGTTGGGCCACGGAGTGGGTCTGTTTCCTCGTGGAGATCGTGGCTCTGCTGATCTACTATTACAGGTTCGGCAAAATGAGCCGCGCCAGTCATCTGGTGGTGGGCTGGATATATTTTGTGGCCGCATGGCTTTCGCTGTTTCTCATCAACGGCATCATCGGGTTCATGCTCACGCCCGGCGGCTGGCTTGAGGGGGGTGGATTCTGGGCTGCCTTCTTCAATCCTTCGTTCTGGCCGAGCCTGTTCTTCCGCACGTTCATGGCCTTCATGATCGCCGGGCTGTTCGGTTTTCTCACGGCCCATCGCATCGAAGACCGGGAAGCACGCGAGACCGTGTTCCGGTCCTGCGCCCTGTGGGTGTCCGTTTCCATAGTTTTGGCCATGCTCAGCGGCTGGTGGTATTGCTCGGTGTTTCCGCCCGAGGCGGCGCACCGGCTGGCGCTGCGCGCCGCACGCATCACCGATTTCTATCGGCTCATACCGATTTTTGCGGCAGGCCTGTTCGTGCTCGGGGCCGTGATGATGGTTCGTCTGCCGCGGGGCGCGCGGATTGCCCTGTCCCTGATCCTGTTCATGTTGGGGTTCGGTTTTATCGGTTCCTTTGAATTTTTGCGCGAGGCAGGGCGCAAGCCGTACGTTATCCATGGCTATATGTATTCCAACCAGATACTGCCTTCGGAGGTGGAAGCCCTTGACAGGGATGGACTTCTGGCCACGGCCAAATGGGTGCGTCCGAACCTGCTGCAAGACGGCCACAGGGTGGAGGCCGGGCAAAAACTCTTCCAGCTGCAATGCAGCGGTTGCCATTCCATTGGCGGCCCCATGAACGACATCATGCCCCTGACCGAAAAATATCCGGTCATCGGCATGGATGCCAAGCTGTCCGGCATGGGCACGCTCTCGCCCATGATGCCGCCGTTCGTGGGCACGCCGGACGAGCGCATGGCCCTTGCCGAGTACATCGTCAACGAACTGCATGGGGGCAAGCCCGGCAATCGGGTTTTCGAGGACGTGGACTTGCCCGTGGACATTCCGCCCTTCAACGCGGACACGGACGAGTACGTGTTGCTGGCCTGGAACAATCTGGGCATGCATTGCATTTCGGACAGCTACTCCGAATGGGTGTTGCTGCCCCCGGCCAACGACATCTACGCCCAGCTCATCCGCCGTGGTGACACACCACAGGTGATCACCCAGGGCGTGACCCTGCATTACCACGTTCAGGAGGGCTTTGAGCGGCCCGCCGAGCGATGCCTGTTCTGGAAGCACGTCAAGAGCATCTTCGGTGCGCAGCCTCCGGACAACGTGGGCCTTTGCGGCAACGGCCTTGCCGGGGAAATGCATTTGCAGAAGGAAATGAAGAGCTTCGAGGCCAGCCTGATTCCTGTGGAACCGTACCCCGAGGGCGGCGGGTTCAACCCGTTCCCCATATTCACGGTGGAGGCGCGTGACGCCGAAACCGGCAGGGTCTTGGCCGTGACCAAAACCGTAGCGCCCACGTCCACGGAAATGGGCTGCAAGAACTGCCACGGCGGGCCGTGGGCGGTGGACGATCTGGCCGGCATATCCCAGCCCACGGGGCGGGATGTGCTCAAATCGCACGACAGGCTCAGCAACACGGAGCTGGTCAAGGCCGCGCAGTCCGGCAAGCCCATGCTCTGCCAGAGCTGCCACCCCGACCCCGTGCTGGGCGCCGAGGGCCAGCCCGAACTGCTGAACCTGCCCGCGGCCATTCACGGGTTCCATGCCAATTTCCTGTCCGGCCGAGAATCCGAGGCCTGCGCCTATTGCCACCCCAACAGGCCGGACGGGCCTACCAAGTGCCTGCGCGGTCTGCACGCTTCGGCCAATATCGGCTGCGTGCGCTGTCACGGCACCCTTGAAGACCATGCCCTGTCTTTGCTCAAGCATGAAAAGGAAAAGGGTAAGCCGGGTGCGGACAGGCTCATGCTTCATCTGAAGCCGCGCATGGCCGATTCCGTAAATGCCATCAACCCGCGCCTGCCGTGGATGCAGGAGCCGGATTGCCGCACCTGCCACGTGGATCCGGATGAAACCCCCGACGCGTTCGAGGCTTCCGCTTTCAATGTCTGGACTGCAGACGGGGGGCAGCTGTACCGCAACAGCCCGGACAGGACCGGTTCCATGATGTGCATCGCCTGTCACAACAGCCCGCATGCAAACTACCCGGCCGTGAACAAATACGGCGCGGACAGGGACAACATCGGACCGTTGCAGTATCAGGGCAACAATCGCTCGATTGGTGCGGATGATAATTGCGGTGTCTGCCATTTCGGTCCCGTGACATGGGATGCGCACCACCGGGGCAGGGTGGTTCCGGGGGGCGGCGCAGGCGAACAGTAA
- a CDS encoding ABC transporter substrate-binding protein, whose translation MFAAGDVVWRKYLVVCSLLVLVVGACFGCGDDESIRIGLSAPLSGRYSDLGIQGQKGAELAVDAVNARGGVAGRTLELEVLNDSGTVEGALDADRTLMDHDVVAVVGHYLSAQSLAAVEKFADKPLVFVSPTTSTPLLSRQKDNFFRVMPSNEEWAAALAGFVAKKMDRPSVLMVVDGDNRGYTSTFCNAFSNRYAQLGGEASSEIQFYSHSAGWQQAVVERVAQEKPGALLVAASAMDTASVAGRLRQNGYKLPILITPWAYTKGLVRAGGSAVEGVISSMSYDENSRMPEFVAFKDAFRRRFEAKPHFAAAFSYDAIMALADALERTAGKPAGLARELARVRDLPGSMGPFSINDAGDVHRAYFIVTVKDGELHTLSRVTGE comes from the coding sequence ATGTTTGCGGCTGGCGATGTTGTTTGGCGAAAATATCTGGTTGTTTGTTCTCTGCTGGTTCTTGTTGTCGGAGCGTGCTTCGGGTGCGGCGATGACGAATCCATACGGATCGGCTTGTCCGCTCCACTGTCCGGACGGTATTCCGATCTGGGGATTCAGGGACAAAAGGGAGCCGAACTTGCCGTGGATGCGGTCAATGCCCGCGGTGGCGTTGCCGGACGGACGTTGGAACTGGAAGTGCTGAACGACAGTGGTACGGTGGAGGGTGCGCTTGATGCGGACCGGACGCTGATGGATCACGACGTGGTGGCTGTGGTGGGGCATTATCTCAGCGCACAGTCTCTGGCCGCGGTGGAGAAGTTTGCGGACAAGCCCTTGGTGTTTGTTTCCCCCACCACTTCCACACCATTGCTTTCCAGGCAAAAAGACAACTTTTTCCGTGTGATGCCGTCCAATGAAGAGTGGGCTGCCGCCCTGGCGGGATTTGTGGCCAAAAAGATGGATCGCCCCTCCGTGCTGATGGTGGTGGACGGCGACAACAGGGGTTACACCTCCACGTTCTGCAATGCTTTTTCCAATCGATATGCGCAGCTTGGAGGAGAAGCTTCTTCAGAGATCCAATTCTATTCGCACTCTGCAGGGTGGCAGCAGGCCGTGGTGGAGCGCGTGGCTCAGGAAAAGCCCGGAGCCCTGTTGGTGGCTGCTTCGGCAATGGATACGGCTTCGGTTGCGGGAAGGCTCAGGCAGAACGGTTATAAGCTACCGATTTTAATCACTCCGTGGGCGTATACCAAGGGTTTGGTGCGTGCGGGCGGTTCGGCCGTGGAAGGAGTTATCAGCTCCATGAGCTATGATGAAAACAGCCGGATGCCGGAATTTGTCGCCTTCAAGGACGCGTTTCGCCGCCGTTTTGAAGCAAAGCCGCATTTTGCTGCGGCGTTTTCCTATGATGCGATCATGGCCCTGGCGGACGCGCTTGAACGCACAGCCGGCAAGCCGGCCGGACTCGCCCGGGAATTGGCTCGGGTCCGCGACCTGCCGGGATCCATGGGGCCGTTTTCCATCAATGATGCCGGCGACGTGCACCGGGCGTATTTCATTGTCACCGTGAAGGACGGCGAACTGCATACGCTTTCGCGGGTGACGGGAGAATAG
- a CDS encoding pyridoxamine 5'-phosphate oxidase family protein, translated as MLETIKTLVQSKNICVLATCSGDLPHTSLMAYTAAPDAQTFWLLSGMGTRKMRNLRANPQASLLMDTREQHLPDHRDKAMALTVSATYLPPRDREELMALKEQFAKALPHMKEFADRGDTTVITLKAKSFLLLAGLDQQHFIDLG; from the coding sequence ATGCTGGAAACCATCAAGACGCTTGTACAATCCAAGAACATATGCGTGCTGGCCACCTGCAGCGGCGACCTGCCGCACACCTCGCTCATGGCCTACACCGCGGCCCCGGACGCGCAGACGTTCTGGCTGCTCTCGGGCATGGGCACGCGCAAAATGCGCAACCTGCGCGCCAACCCGCAGGCCAGCCTGCTCATGGACACCCGGGAACAACACCTGCCCGACCATCGGGACAAGGCCATGGCCCTGACTGTTTCCGCAACCTACCTGCCCCCGCGAGACCGCGAGGAACTCATGGCCCTGAAGGAGCAGTTCGCAAAGGCCCTGCCCCACATGAAGGAATTTGCCGATCGCGGCGACACCACGGTCATCACCCTGAAAGCGAAAAGTTTCCTGTTGCTGGCCGGGCTGGATCAGCAACACTTCATAGACCTTGGGTAA
- a CDS encoding phosphoadenosine phosphosulfate reductase family protein translates to MQTLEHKLEASETLLLSLLESHDPNAVRVAWTGGKDSTTALFIWKAVLAHAGKGAPRAISLDTGCKFPEVLAFRDAMTREWGVDLFVARPGVSLSGYPLARDPVSCCRELKIEPLKRAIGETETRVLITGIRHDEHPDRAGRSSLEQRDTLSGWPAHMVCNPLLDWTETDIWAFHARFGLAHCPLYDHGYRSLGCMPCTTRGQGGERSGRAAAKEAHMAQLSSLGYF, encoded by the coding sequence ATGCAAACGTTGGAACACAAGCTGGAAGCGTCCGAGACCCTGCTGCTTTCCCTGCTGGAAAGCCACGACCCGAATGCGGTCCGCGTGGCCTGGACCGGGGGCAAGGATTCCACAACGGCCCTGTTCATCTGGAAGGCCGTGCTGGCGCATGCAGGAAAGGGCGCGCCCCGCGCCATTTCTTTGGACACGGGCTGCAAGTTCCCCGAGGTCCTGGCTTTTCGGGACGCCATGACCCGAGAGTGGGGCGTTGACCTGTTCGTGGCCCGGCCCGGAGTGTCCCTTTCCGGCTATCCGCTGGCCAGAGACCCGGTTTCCTGCTGCCGCGAACTGAAGATCGAGCCTTTGAAGAGGGCCATTGGTGAGACCGAAACCCGTGTGCTCATCACCGGCATCCGGCACGACGAACATCCGGACAGGGCCGGGCGTTCCTCGCTCGAACAGCGGGATACTCTTTCGGGCTGGCCCGCGCACATGGTCTGCAACCCACTGTTGGACTGGACCGAAACCGACATCTGGGCCTTTCACGCCCGGTTCGGTCTGGCGCATTGCCCGCTTTACGACCACGGATACCGCTCGCTGGGATGCATGCCCTGCACCACGCGCGGGCAAGGTGGAGAGCGCTCCGGCCGTGCCGCTGCCAAGGAAGCGCACATGGCCCAGCTTTCCAGTCTCGGATATTTCTGA
- a CDS encoding NADH-quinone oxidoreductase subunit L, producing MSNLLLLLIVLPVAAGIACYYLRSNSLRTAIVTVTGAVLAAASLGLLQQGPFTYQPGSFLGIGWGGIVTVLDFALLFVVLYFGFKLQNLLIKLFTVAQIVLLAFFEMFMVEHGAGGPALAADNLSIIMVLVISIVGSLICIFGLPYMKEHEEHLKLKKSRQPQFFLYLVLFLGAMNGLVLANNILWLYFFFEVTTFCSFMLIGHDGTEIAVKNATRALWMNSLGGLAFLVGMVWAYAQTGTLDISVMLAAGPASGALLVAVGFLCLAGFVKAAQLPFQSWLLGAMVAPTPVSALLHSSTMVKAGVYIVLRFAPMFQGTFVSDGIALCGAFTFLACAALAIGQSNGKKILAYSTISNLGLIIACAGLNTPLAISAAILLIIFHAVSKSLLFLCVGTIEQKIGSRDIEDMRELFKTMPRTAGIAIVGILTMLLPPFGVLLCKWMAIEAASGHLFVVVMMALASALTVVYWARWAGLMMGGHKIGGPMERQPVFIKLPLVLLCLGAMVFAFLAPIIYSELLAPLMSTAAMTVEGGIIATATGGFAIYPVFLLVGVGSLFALNRAMRSRDVRMVTPYVAGADVSGEDEGAFNGPMDTAVPYAASNYYLGEFFAEGRLTLWINIAAIGLIVLMMGGAL from the coding sequence ATGTCTAACCTGCTATTGCTTCTCATCGTGTTACCGGTGGCAGCTGGAATCGCCTGTTATTATCTCAGGTCGAATTCCCTGCGCACCGCCATTGTCACGGTGACGGGCGCGGTACTGGCTGCCGCGTCGCTGGGTCTTTTGCAACAGGGACCCTTCACCTATCAGCCCGGTTCCTTTCTCGGAATAGGCTGGGGTGGCATTGTCACCGTTCTGGACTTCGCACTGCTCTTCGTGGTGCTTTACTTCGGTTTCAAGCTCCAGAACCTTCTCATCAAACTTTTTACTGTCGCGCAGATCGTCCTTCTGGCGTTCTTCGAGATGTTCATGGTCGAGCACGGTGCAGGCGGCCCCGCCCTTGCGGCGGACAACCTGTCCATTATCATGGTGCTCGTCATTTCCATCGTCGGCTCTCTCATCTGCATCTTCGGCCTTCCCTACATGAAGGAGCACGAAGAGCATCTCAAGCTCAAGAAAAGTCGCCAGCCGCAGTTCTTCCTGTATCTGGTCCTGTTCCTGGGCGCCATGAACGGCTTGGTTCTGGCAAACAACATCCTGTGGCTGTACTTCTTCTTCGAGGTGACCACCTTCTGTTCCTTCATGCTCATCGGGCATGACGGCACGGAGATCGCCGTGAAGAACGCCACCCGGGCCTTGTGGATGAACAGCCTCGGCGGGCTGGCCTTTTTGGTGGGCATGGTGTGGGCATACGCCCAGACCGGCACGCTGGACATATCGGTCATGCTGGCTGCGGGTCCCGCTTCCGGCGCACTGCTGGTGGCTGTCGGCTTTTTGTGCCTTGCCGGTTTCGTCAAGGCCGCGCAGCTTCCGTTCCAGAGCTGGCTGCTGGGCGCCATGGTTGCTCCCACGCCGGTTTCCGCTCTGCTGCATTCGTCCACCATGGTCAAGGCCGGTGTGTACATCGTGCTGCGTTTCGCGCCCATGTTCCAGGGCACGTTCGTCAGTGACGGCATCGCCCTGTGCGGCGCGTTCACCTTCCTTGCCTGTGCAGCCCTGGCCATTGGCCAGAGCAACGGCAAGAAGATTCTTGCCTATTCCACCATCAGCAACCTCGGCCTGATCATCGCCTGCGCGGGTCTGAATACCCCGCTGGCCATCAGCGCCGCCATTTTGCTGATCATCTTCCACGCGGTCTCCAAGTCGCTGCTGTTCCTCTGTGTCGGTACCATCGAACAGAAGATCGGCTCCCGCGATATCGAAGACATGCGTGAACTGTTCAAGACCATGCCCCGTACCGCGGGCATCGCCATTGTGGGCATCCTGACCATGCTGCTGCCGCCGTTCGGCGTGCTGCTCTGTAAGTGGATGGCCATCGAGGCTGCTTCCGGCCACCTGTTCGTGGTTGTCATGATGGCTCTGGCCAGTGCCCTGACAGTCGTGTACTGGGCGCGCTGGGCCGGCCTGATGATGGGCGGCCACAAGATCGGCGGTCCCATGGAGCGTCAGCCGGTGTTCATCAAGCTGCCGCTGGTGCTTTTGTGCCTCGGCGCCATGGTCTTCGCCTTCCTTGCTCCGATCATCTACTCCGAACTGCTGGCTCCGCTCATGAGCACCGCCGCAATGACCGTTGAAGGCGGCATCATTGCCACGGCAACGGGCGGCTTCGCCATCTATCCGGTGTTCCTGCTGGTCGGCGTCGGTTCGCTGTTTGCGCTCAATCGCGCCATGCGTTCCCGCGACGTCCGCATGGTCACGCCGTATGTGGCCGGCGCAGACGTTTCCGGAGAGGATGAAGGCGCGTTCAACGGTCCCATGGATACGGCCGTGCCGTATGCCGCCAGCAACTACTACCTCGGCGAATTCTTCGCGGAAGGTAGGCTCACGCTGTGGATCAACATCGCGGCCATCGGTTTGATCGTTCTGATGATGGGAGGGGCGCTGTAA